From Candidatus Binatia bacterium:
CCATGACGGCGGATCGATCGGCGCCTGCCGTCGACGACGCCGACCTGGTGAACGGACCCGAGGACGTTCTCGGTGACTGGGACGAGGTTGAGTGGCGTCGAGTCGAACAGGACGTACGGCGATTGCGTCAACGGATCTTCACGGCGTCGCAGGCTGGGGACCTCAAACGGGTCCGCAATCTGCAAAAGCTGATGCTCCGGTCCCGCGCTAACACGCTGGTCAGCGTGCGGCGGGTCACCGAGCGCAATGCAGGCCGCGCGACGGCGGGCATCGACGGAGAGGTCGCGTTGACCTCTGCGGCCAAGACGGCACTGGCGGTGGAAGTTCACCGCCGAGATCCGTCCTGGCAGGCCCGTCCGGTCAAGCGGATATACATCCCGAAGGCGAATGGGAAACAGCGTCCGCTCGGCATCCCGGTGCTGCGCGACCGGGCCTTGCAAGCCTGTGTCGTCAACGCGCTGGAACCGGAGTGGGAGGCACGGTTCGAACCGCGGTCCTATGGGTTTCGCCCGGGCCGTGGCTGCCACGACGCGATCGAGGCGATCTACTGGACGCTCAACGGCAGGAATGCCAAGCGGCAGTGGATTCTCGACGCCGACCTGACAGCAGCGTTCGACCGAATCGATCACGATCATCTTCTTGACAGCGTCGGAACGTTCCCAGCCCGGGAACTCATCCGGGGATGGCTGAAGGCAGGCGTGGTCGAGCGGGGCCGGTTCGCCCCGTCCGAGGAGGGCACCCCGCAAGGCGGGGTAGTCAGCCCGTTGCTTCTGAATATCGCCTTGCATGGGATGGAGGCCGCAGCCGGGGTCCGCTACTACAAGCTGGGCACCGATGGTGCCCAGACGGTGGCGGGTACTCCTGCGCTGGTGAGGTACGCCGACGATTTTCTTGTCATGTGCCACACCCGTGAGCAGGCCGAACAGGTCTGGCTCCGGCTCGCTCGGTGGCTCGAACCCAGGGGCCTGTCCTTCAACGTGGACAAGACACGCATCGTTCACGTCGACGAGGGATGCAACTTCCTCGGGTTCAACGTCCGCCGTTACGGCGGCAAGCTGCTGATCA
This genomic window contains:
- the ltrA gene encoding group II intron reverse transcriptase/maturase, with translation MTADRSAPAVDDADLVNGPEDVLGDWDEVEWRRVEQDVRRLRQRIFTASQAGDLKRVRNLQKLMLRSRANTLVSVRRVTERNAGRATAGIDGEVALTSAAKTALAVEVHRRDPSWQARPVKRIYIPKANGKQRPLGIPVLRDRALQACVVNALEPEWEARFEPRSYGFRPGRGCHDAIEAIYWTLNGRNAKRQWILDADLTAAFDRIDHDHLLDSVGTFPARELIRGWLKAGVVERGRFAPSEEGTPQGGVVSPLLLNIALHGMEAAAGVRYYKLGTDGAQTVAGTPALVRYADDFLVMCHTREQAEQVWLRLARWLEPRGLSFNVDKTRIVHVDEGCNFLGFNVRRYGGKLLIKPSTAAVRRFRERLTTEVRSLRGSNASMVIIRLNPIIRGWAAYYRSVVSKKVFTTVDDHLWQLTYRWALRSHPNKSKHWVIARYFGKFNQARQNRWIFGDRDSGTYLRRLDWTKIVRHRMVMGTSSPDDPALTDYWADRRRKRPLPLTAPTARLLAAQDGRCPACGDLLLLADHEPQDPHEWEQWIKATRKALRVKALTATRTPGPADTSDDATTNCLLHAHCSRQPAATAARKLRRT